A segment of the Mauremys mutica isolate MM-2020 ecotype Southern chromosome 7, ASM2049712v1, whole genome shotgun sequence genome:
AGGCAGATGCCTACACCCATGCAGATGTCTGACTTCCGTGTGGCTCCCATAGGGCTGAATGGGCTACCTGTGTAGAGCTtgttgcaggattgaggcctcaAAATTATACAGTGGGGGTGCGGGTAGACAAATGAGAAACTATAATTAAGAGAAATGGCTGTTCCAAGAAGGAACATATCAGTTTCTTTTTTTTGTGATAAAATCACTAAGACGTTGGACCAAGACCAATCATTCTTTCATATTATAGTTAGTGAATTATTGTATAACCTTTAAAATGTGGATTTTTGTCCTTTGTAGTACAATTTGGGAAGAAATATCTAAATATTTGAATTTTTATTTCAGTAGCAATTGACAGTGTATGAGTCTTTCTTTAGGTAATTCATGTTTCTATATATTcactttaactttttttttttttccgacTCTAATTGGAAGAAAAGTAAGCAATTCTTGCAGTATTCAAGCAGGGTATACATTATAATACAATATCTTAGAAATAAGCATCCATTGACTTTGCTTTGTGAAATTTAGATGCAATATCTTTTCCCCCCTTTCAATAGTTAACGTTTATGGGCCTGAATCGTCTAGAAGGAGAAGAAAATGATAGTGATGATGAGAGCATTGCTAGTGGATTTTTACCTAATAATGCCTGGCATAAACTGGGAGCAGAAGCAGAAAGATATTTCAGAAGATCTCCTTCTTTTCACTACATGTAAGCATATTCAAGGAAAATGATAATATATACTGAAGTGCAACATGGCCTAGTTAGTTAGTTCTCAAAAGGACTTAGATTATCAATTTTTAGGTAGTACAGTGTATTTGAGAGAAGAGATTAATTTGGGAGTCTGGATGCAGTCATAGCAGACCTCTCTCCTGGCATGGCAGTCAGGTCACTGTACCCTCAGTTGTGCCCTTCTCCCACCTGGGTGAACTCCTGTTCACCCAGGCATTTCAAATAACATTCTCCTTTTTGGAATCTGGTTTATGAAGTAGTAACACAAAATGaacatcatttttttttcaatcttctgaGGCAAACCAGTTCTTCCACTGGACAGGAAGGTCTCATAATTTCCTTTACCTAGTCTTTTCTGCCCTACAGTGCCATCCTCTGCAAAcattccttcttctctttttgtaatattttgcattttcttCATCTGGGAGGCACAGCCAAGGTTCTCCTCTCTTCCTTAGGGCTTCCCCAGGTCCTGTAAAGCACATTGTGGGCTTTGCTCCAGACCTCCTACCTGAGTGTGTCTATATCCTGATCTGTCTCCCTGAGCACCATGTAATCCTCTGCAGGATTTTGTAGTTTTGAGAGCCTCCCAGTACTTCCTGCTTTCCCAGCTCCTTCCTAGGAAACAATCTGAATCCTGGCAATCATTCCCAACTTCTGTTCTGGCTATACTGCAGGAGAGTCTTCCTGCTCCTTGCAGGTTTTCCTCTGTGTGAACAGGGACTTTTATGAGGTGCTGTCTCTGGGCTGCTGTCAAATGATCCTTGGTTATCTGACTCAGGCCCAGAAGCTCAGCATTAACTTCAGACAGTCCCAGCTCACCCTGTGATAGATCCCAATTTCCCAgtataaatgaaaaaaatcagtttggtcATCCTGTCCCTGCTAATGCTGTTTTTCCCCCCTACAAGTATAATTTCAGCTCTGATAAAAGGCTGAAGTATTTGAAGGCCTCAACCATCTATACAACGTGCACTACAAGTAACTGTTGCAAGTGGTTGTAGAGATGATCATATGGTCTAACACAGTGGATAGTAATAAAAGATGAATGGTATGTTGGGAAGACTAGTAGCTAGTTTaccattttaaaacataaaaaacTATCTGAGATTAGAAGTACCAACAAAGTGCTGAAGGTAATTTTATTCTAATGTTATACTGGAAATGATCAAAGATATTGAATGGAAGAAAGTCTAACTTTGATTTCTTTGTAAATAGTTGAGTATGGACCTTTAGCTATACCCTCTTTTATATAAGTTTAGGTTTCCTATGGCAAAGTGTGAATATTGAGAAAGCACTGAATTTTTGGTATCCGTTGAAGTGCCCTATATTAGAacccatgttttaaaaaaaaaatagaagatcTATATCCATTTTTCCGTCCATTGAACATACAATGCCCTATCCTGAGTTTTATTTCAAAATGAGAAGTTATTAACATGTTCATAGCTACAGGCCTACAATTGTAGAAATTAAACAAATGATCagagaaaaaatataaaattggaGTATTTTCAGAAAAAGAAGCATGGAATACCCCAAAAGCTCAGTTTAAAGAAGATATACTATGTGTTACTAGTTAATATAAAAAGTCATGTCTCTGACAAAtagcttttaatttattttactaaAAAAACTTGGAATAAAATAATGCATTTAACAGTGTATTGATTTATGGTGTTGCAAAGCTGATTGCAAATCGTAACTCAGAGAACCATTAGTGGTGGCAGTTTATAGGAATCATAGTACATATTAGAAGCTTCATGTTCCGTTTCCTAGCATTATTTTCTATCTTAACCCCGCAAACTGCTCAATATATTCTCTAGTCTAGTGCGTACTTTAAAGTAGGTTTCATACATTCATGCTACTTTTCTACTTGGATTAGGTTGGGATCTTTCAAGGCTGATCCTCCTGTACCAAGGCAACGGATTGAGAGGCAGAAAAGGAAAGCAGGAACAGAAGAAAAAAGGGCAATGCCTGCTCAGGTTTGTAAAGTTATATTTGTAATAATCATTTTTGACAGCATAGCTACCCTAAGTCACTTTTTTTAGTTTGTGAATAATCTGTGTTTTCTCTGCCGCTATGGCttcacttaaaatgctacagtggcacaactgcagTGGTGAGGATTCTCacgttgctgtagttaatccacctccctgaaaggtggtagctaggttgatggaagaattaacTACATCTTTCTgggttgtggatttttcacaactcTGGGAGACTTAGGTGATGTGGTCGAAGTAGGAGATGATCAGGATTTTACGGAAGTATCTAatctctactacctgtattttccgTTCAAGTTCTGCCGTAAGGGTCCATGTCTTGCAcgcatacagaaaaatggagatgagCAATGTGTGCATtagtttcagtttggattccagggagatgttcttattcctccaaattggctttagctttgccactgctgcATTAGTATACCCCTCTTTATTATAAATAAGACAGATCTGCAAAATCACATTACCTCATTAGTCTCCTGTTAGGAGTAATTTCAAATCTGTCATGACTTTTCTTAAGTAAATGTAAAACCTTTTATATCAATATAGGTCCAAGAAAACCTTAAGCAACTGTCCATTAAAGTAATAACAAGCCGCCTCCCCCCCattaaactgaattttaaagtTTTAGAAGTTTATGCACCTGCAGAATTCTCCCAATTCCTCACAACTAGGAAAAACAAATGGGCCTTACAATAAGTCCTGGAAATAGATAAAACTGGAACTCTTGAGATGGATTGGAAGAGGGGAGAGTAAGTTTCCAAAGCACCTGCTAACTGTCTCCTTTCTTAAATAAGTGAGCTGCAGTTCAGGTGCCACTGTGCGTGCAGATGTGGCAAAGAAGAAAAGTAGTCTTTCAGATAAATAGGTTCCAGGTATTTGACGTAGTCAAGTACGTTACACAGATTGTGTTCAGTGACAGCACTGTTTATTACTCTGTCTTCTGTTTTTTATAGCCAAATGCAACAATTCAGAGCTGATGTTTTCTTTCTGCTTAGTACTAAAACTTGTCACTAaaagaatgattaaaaaaatgtagaaaaatgtttttctgtATAATGTTGGTTTACAGCAGGATAGATGCATGAttcttgatttatttatttattcagttgAAGAAAATGGAAGAATCTCATGAGGAAACCACAGAAAAAGAAGTAGAGAGGATCCTGGGATTGCTACAGACCTATTTTAATGATGATCGTAAGTATGCCTCCAATTTAGCTAAAATTTGCACTATCGGAGGTTTGTAATATGCTACATTGATTACGCTTTGGAAGCTAGGGAATGATACTCTGCTGCTACATTAGTTACTAATGGGGTTTAGCATCTGTGTGTCCTTTGCTGGGGAGGAGGTTTGGGTTGTAGACTTAAAACTCTGGGCACATTGTAAATTCTGTCTCTCTGCGGTCTCCACAGTGATTGTACTGTATTTGTGGCCTTCTGCAGTTGCAGCATTTAGCCTGTGGAGCTATTGTTTCTGTTTACAGACTCAGAAAGACATGGTTTCACATTTGGAACAATAAGGACTAGACACTTGATGTTTTTAAATGTAAGCTTGGGTTCTGCTGAAACTGATGAAGGCAACTAAAGAAATGCAGGTATGGTATATGGCAGTGAACCAGTTCAACTAATCTCTAGTCAAAAATAGGGTATTAGAAAGGTTCCTCTAGTcttaaataatttatttatttatttatttaaacaaggAGATGGTAGTTGGCTGCTGTCACGGTTAACTTATGATATTGTACAAAGTTAATGTACGGTATCATAAGTTATGACAAATGACGCAAACTGTTGTGAGACCTCATCCAAAATATGTTTTTTGAGGGGACATTAGTTAGGGCTCTACTTGAATTTCAGCGAGTGTTATTTATGAGATTTTTGGATGTGTTGAGAACTTTTTTTCTATGACTTGTGTATTGCCTTGGCTAGCAAAGGCCAGTAGGGGAAAAACTGAATCCTTCACTGATGGCAACTGACAGTCCCTCTGTTAAGGGAATACAAAATTCTAGATGGCCTTCAGGCAGAGTGTTTTGTGGGGCCTGTGTTCTAGAAACCAGCCCTTGGTGTTGAGAGTCTATTCATTATCGAACTGtatttaatcttttatttttggttctgattattattatttggattGTTATGatgtgacagttttcacagcatATGGATTTCTTTGACTTGATCTTTGCCAGTCTGGGTTTTGACCTGGAGAAGGCAAGACTGCTACTTGTGGTGCTGGTCAATGATCTTCTCATAACATTGTCAACATAACTTTTATCCATCTTTATCTATCAGTTGCCTTTGTTAGTGTTGATCTTGAGGCGGTGGTAACTCTCATTCAGACAGGAACGTGAGAGTAGATAAGTCTACCTTTTCAGTAGCTTCATTCTTTCCCTTCTGAGATCCCAGAGAGTAGTTTCGTGCAATTGCTCTTCTGCCCCAAAGATTATTTTGTGTGGTTCTGCAGGATTCTACTTGGTCACATTTCCTGTTAGATGTGTACATGTAGCAAGGAAATATGTGGTGTCTGAATATGATAGTGACACCCAGTTTTCTGTCTACATTTTGTCTGATCCAGAGGGCATACTTGAGCATGTGTCTCTGGCAAGCTAAAAATTTGGGCCTGGATGATGGGAAGCTAGCTGAAACTGAGTTTGCATAAGGGAGAGATGAAGATGGTAGACCACTGAATCAGCCAGAGGCTATAGCAAAAATTATTAGCCTCTTTGAAGGTTGTCACTCAAATTCACTTTTTAGGAATTGTCTGATTCCCAACTGCATTTAGATGATATAAATAAGTAGGGTTGCATTTTCCAATCTGTCTGGTCAGGAGGTTGCGACCTTTTATGATTTATACAGCCCTTTCTATTGTGATATATGCCTTTGTCACCTCAAGATTAAGCCATATACTCTCCATGGGGCTACATCTTTAGTTCACTAAAACTGAAGCTAATGCTGAATGCAGCTCTTCACTTCTTAAGCAGGTGTCTTGCTGCAAACGTGCAGTGACAGTACTTGGAATTTGCATTGGCTGCCTATTGGCTTCTGGCTCGAGATAAAGGTGGTGGTTTGGACCTGAGAAGCCCTAAATAGCTTGGGCCCTGCCTGCCTTCACCTGAGATTGACACAGTTTGGGTAGTGAGGGGTGTTGAAGCTGGAGCTTACTTGGTATTTGAGGGGGCGCTATTGGCAGGGCATTCTGAGGgctgtggaagtagagcaagaactgactgggatttcaatgcaaacagtcacctctgtgagcaagagtcaggctagctgtaaccctaataacgcgagatttgtagaagcgaggattgtgtgaggcgagtgggaaagaactatgtgagaagttgttgcgacttTGTGTCGATAAGGAGGAATGTAGACTtgcgtctaaatagaagtgaggaaaaataagatatcaagatggcctatgtataaacaaaatgcagctgttgcttattattgtatgtaacaaaaagtataaatgcttgctgcaGTTGTTTACCTGTAGAGACCTGCCTAGTAGGGGGGAAACCCTGTGTTCTAGcgcacactctctccctctatacaattgcttgagaaataaagtatctgactttgctgcacccaaaaccaaaaagtgagaactaagtttttctccgacagggcCTTTCAACTTTCCAATTCATTTTCCCATCTCGGTTGGAAATAATCTGAATTTGTTGACATCTAGAACCAAGAGTAAGTCTACTCTTAGACTTAAGTGTGGTGGGGGTGATTCTCAGGTCGAGGAGACATACCTGCATACATTCCCAGATTGAGGAGACAtactctcatcaagctagcataCTAAGAATAGTAGTGTAGCCAAAGTACCCTGGGAAGTGGTGTACTCAGGGTGGTCAGCTTCGCCCTGTGCATGCTACtttggctacactactatttttagtgtgctagctcaatgaCAGCTAGTGTGAATATGTGCACTGGAGCTGGGAATCACCCCCAGCTTCCAGTATAGACCTAGTCTAAAAGCCTACCTGTTTGGAAGACTAAGGTGGATAGGGTTTGAGGGTTTTGTCAACTCAAAGGTGTGGAGTTTGTGCTTTCTGTCAAAGCAGAGATGAGGATGTTTAAATATTTGTTGTGTGTTGTGCTTGGCTATTTTTTATGCTTGGAGTAAAGAGGTGCAGGCACTTTGATCGCCGGTCTCccattgttgtttttgtttctgttacggatctttttttaaaatttgttgtgCATTTAAAATCAGAGAGAGGTGTGTcggttttcattttaaataaacaaatacacctctaccctgatataacacaaattcggatataatgcggtaaagcagtgccctaagggggtggagagggaggagaCTGCGCACTTTGgccgatcaaagcaagtttgatataaagcggtttcacctataacacggtaagaccttttttggctcccaaggacagcgttatatcggggtagaggtgtagttcttTTTACAACATTTTGCAGTCTCAAAGGCTAATATTTAGGGTGGGAAGAAATCACTTAAACATTTTGCTGTTTTGGCTTCATCTCGTGTCTTGCCCTGATGCTGGGATCCCAATCAGGATGCAGAATCTCTAATTTTCAGAATTGAATGGGGAAACTGATTCAGTTAGTTGTttatcttgtttttgttttaaagttttttGCATATGCAATAAATATGCTGATAGTGGACACACTTTTGCCAGTAGTATATTGTATAAGAGCATTTTAGTAGTATTGAtcatctatatttaaaaaaatctcctacTAGACTTGCAGGGAAAAcatatatgttttaaaaaaaaaagtgtacttaGGATGCATAACTGGGAAACTTCTTTTAACAAGACTCTAGCCAGAGAGAGTTCAGAGCCTTCAATTAAATGTCTTTTGGCCTCCTACcaccctttcctttccttttaatcCTTTCCAGTGCATAGCCATTCCAACAGGGCAGGGCGTGTTAGCACTTATCTTGCAGGAGTGTTCTTAATCCCTTTCAGTGTAGGGTCCCATGCAATGGCAAAGCTCTCTAGATAAGGGCAGGAAAAGGTCCATTTTAGAACACTGTTTCTTCCATTAATTGAATATTGGGGGTTTTATAGCAAAAGAATACAAAGCATTCCCTCTTCCGAATGCCATACTCCTTTGGAGTGAAAGGTTGATCAATATTTGTGATctccaaaaacaacaacaaaaaattaatgAAACAATGACTATTTTAACTCCTTTATTTCATTTCAGGTGTATGTGGGAAGGCGGGATGTAGCGGGAAGAaagattgtgggtttttttttttaaacagcatatTACCCGtattacatttgaaaatgtattaaaattgtTTCACGTGAGAACAGTTAAATATATAACCATTGCTTAAGCCCTACATAGAATATTATATCTCTTAAATTAGAATTTACATCTCTGCTAGCTTTATGTATACCATTTGTTTTATAACCACTGTTTTCTTATGTCTATAGCCAATATACCTATTTCCTTCTTTGATTTTGTGATTGATCCAAGTTCTTTTGCACGCACTGTGGAAAACATCTTTCATGTGTCCTTCATTATAAGGGTAAGGAGTAACTTGGTCTTCAAATCTTATTTGGAATGGTACAAGAAAACCagaatatttgtttgtttgtttattgtaaTTGTAGCTGCTGTTTCCACAATTTTGGCTAGGTAGTATATTTTTTGCTTCTGGGACAGGATGGTGTGGGAATACAGGTCTAACATTTGATACTCTGGAGTCCAACTCTGCCAATAAAATTTTCACAAATGCAAATCAAAGTGTTTTGAAATCTCATTCTTTTCATTAGTCTAATAGAGAAGCTTTAATAGATTTCTGATAAAAGACAATAAAGCATAAATGGATTTTACATTGTCACCAGAACCCTAAGATAAAAGTtggggtggattgatttaaattaaaGCTATATAAATCAGCAATCAGGAATTGTgatcttgttttgcatttataCTTTAGTTACTGTGTTAAAGGTTAATTCTCATTGGTCAGTACTTGTTGCTAACAGGAGGATACACTATAACAAATACACATCATTGCTTAAATTAAGAGTTtaacatacattttttaaaaaattaatttttacatttatattgttagaaaatggtgaatgacgctacttttttaaaatttaccgtGTTGTTTCAAGCTGCATTTGCAtgaaaatctgtttgtttttaaaaaattaaatgtttagcacttttaaaaaaaattatttagtaTTATTAATGTCTGTTTTGCATTTGTAAGTATGGTTTATGCATTGAGCCTGGGACTTGTACCCAGAAACTCCTGAGATCTAATCCTTGTTCTGACACTGACTCATTGGGTGGACTTATCCATGTGGTTTGTCTGCGTAGATCACCTGTGGGCCAcacgcagcccgtcagggtaatccgctggtggacCGTGagagagtttgtttacattggcacAGCCGCCTGCAGTTCCCAGTTGCCGCAGTTTGCacgacaatgggagctgcgggaagtggcagcaaGCAACTGGCGTAAATGCATCTGGTTGTGAAATCAGCCATTTACCTCCCACAGAGGTGTTTTGAGGGGGTTTTTTAGtgtgtgtttgtaaagcattttaaagAACTAAAACTTTGTGTAAGCACTTACATTATCTTGACTATATTTTTGTAAATTAATCCTCAATTAATCTGTGAAAGTGCTTTGCTCCTTTTGCCTGATTTCAGACATGAAGTATGGAGTACCAAGCATTATTCTTCACCTGAATGACATTGTCCAGCAAGAAATAGGAGTAATGCaaatgtggtggttttttttttctttctttttaagctGCTGGTAAATATATCAAGTTACCAGTCTCAGAACTGTGGAATATATTGGAATAGTAGTTGAATTGTTTTTAAGCTGAGTTTTAAGTACAAAAGCCTGTAATCGCTTAAGAAGACCATATTTTCCTGCCCATGTATTTTAATGGATTTAATTCTGTAGTTGACACATTTTTAATTCCAAATGCCCCATTTTTATATCCTTATAACTTAAGTATTTTGCTTTGGGCTGCAATACCTCAAGTTTCTCTGCCTAAAATACCCTCTCTTGCAAAGTTTTAGCATATAATTAAAGTTTTTTTCAGTGGTTTAAAAGTATCCAATCTAGTTCTCAAATCTTTTCAGGACTATCTGTTCAGGTAACCTACTCTTCTTAATTCAAGTTTGGCATGTTTGTAATCAGTGAAAGGTATTTTTTCAAATTCACCAAAGAAAATttgaaaatgaatgaatgaaaatatAGTTTTCATTATCGATTTAAAATGCATGTGGTGTAATTACCAAGGGAAGTGTGTCCATACTATATTCATGTTATGGTTGAGATTTTATAGATACATGTTAGCAACTGTAAATTTGCACTCCTGTGAATATGTAGGAAGTATGTACTGAATTTGCAAGAGGCTTAGTTATTCTTGCTCTGGTAACATAACTAAGATTCTTGATGCAAGAATATATGTATTTTCCACTGATACAGCATTGCAAAGTTAGtcatataaataaatgaaaaatgtgtagccttttaaaaaaaaattgtcattgtCTATTTCAATGTTTTAAATCATCCGAACAGTTGTAGTTTCTGTAATTCTAAATCAAATTGTATTGCATTCTAGGATGGCTTTGCAAGAATAAAGCTGGATCAGGACAAACTGCCAGTAATAGGTAAAAtacatttaactttttaaaagacaaattACTTAAGCACCAAAAGAGC
Coding sequences within it:
- the NSMCE4A gene encoding non-structural maintenance of chromosomes element 4 homolog A isoform X2, which produces MLSSKSNSLTDALQEANKLFSGVSQAREAALDAQFLVLASNLGKEKANELHSEMTVFDSPAFAEDLLTFMGLNRLEGEENDSDDESIASGFLPNNAWHKLGAEAERYFRRSPSFHYMLGSFKADPPVPRQRIERQKRKAGTEEKRAMPAQLKKMEESHEETTEKEVERILGLLQTYFNDDPNIPISFFDFVIDPSSFARTVENIFHVSFIIRDGFARIKLDQDKLPVIEPSREEEGRENDQNAQVRNQAVISLSHQDWKDIVETFEITEPMIPPPGVSQENES